In Humulus lupulus chromosome 6, drHumLupu1.1, whole genome shotgun sequence, a single genomic region encodes these proteins:
- the LOC133781695 gene encoding dirigent protein 22-like has translation MVAPISKTQLTVLSFLLALALVLVLGSAQYGFVSAMDRKLLGLKKEKFSHFRFYLHDINSGQSPTAMMIIQPPANKSKSEFGSVSTIGDPLTEGPELSSKLLGKAQGFYGLASQDEVALLMAMNFHIVQGKYNGSTITILGRNQVLDKVREMPVIGGSGLFRFARGYAHLSTHKFDPSNRDSVVEYNIYLLHY, from the coding sequence ATGGTAGCTCCCATCTCCAAAACCCAGCTCACAGTTCTCTCCTTCCTCTTAGCCCTAGCCCTAGTTTTGGTTCTTGGATCAGCCCAATATGGTTTCGTCAGTGCCATGGATAGGAAGCTTCTAGGGCTAAAAAAGGAAAAGTTTAGCCACTTCCGGTTCTACTTGCATGACATAAACAGCGGACAAAGCCCAACTGCCATGATGATAATCCAACCTCCGGCCAATAAATCGAAAAGCGAGTTTGGCTCGGTTAGCACGATCGGTGATCCATTGACAGAAGGGCCAGAATTAAGCTCGAAGTTGCTAGGAAAAGCTCAAGGCTTTTATGGCTTAGCTTCACAAGATGAGGTTGCCCTACTTATGGCTATGAACTTTCATATAGTTCAAGGAAAGTACAACGGGAGTACTATCACCATTCTTGGTCGAAACCAAGTGCTCGATAAGGTTAGAGAGATGCCTGTGATTGGGGGCAGTGGACTTTTCAGGTTTGCACGGGGCTATGCTCATCTTAGTACTCACAAGTTTGACCCTTCTAATAGAGATTCTGTAGTTGAGTATAATATTTATCTGCTCCATTACTAA
- the LOC133781696 gene encoding dirigent protein 22-like yields MAGAPISKTQLTILSFLLSLALVFVLGTAEDGFVRAMDRKLLGLKEEKLSHFRFYWHDIYSGKNPTAVRIIQPPANKSKSGFGIISMIDNPLTEGPELSSKLLGKSQGFYGLASQEDIALLMAMNFHIVQGKYNGSTLTILGRNQVFDKVREMPVIGGSGLFRFARGYAHASTHTFDPSTGDAVVEYNVYVLHY; encoded by the coding sequence ATGGCAGGAGCTCCCATCTCCAAAACCCAACTCACAATTCTCTCCTTCCTTCTATCCCTAGCCCTAGTTTTCGTCCTCGGAACAGCCGAAGATGGTTTTGTCAGAGCCATGGACAGGAAGCTTCTAGGGCTAAAAGAGGAGAAGCTCAGCCACTTCCGGTTCTACTGGCACGACATATACAGCGGCAAAAACCCCACCGCCGTGAGGATAATCCAACCTCCGGCCAACAAATCGAAAAGCGGGTTCGGCATCATTAGCATGATCGACAATCCACTGACAGAAGGGCCAGAATTAAGCTCGAAGTTGCTAGGAAAATCTCAAGGGTTTTATGGTTTAGCTTCACAAGAAGATATTGCCCTACTTATGGCTATGAACTTTCATATAGTTCAAGGAAAGTACAATGGGAGCACTCTCACCATCCTTGGCCGAAACCAGGTGTTCGATAAGGTTAGAGAGATGCCTGTGATTGGGGGCAGTGGTCTTTTCAGGTTCGCACGTGGCTACGCTCATGCTAGCACTCACACGTTTGACCCTTCTACTGGCGATGCTGTGGTTGAGTATAATGTTTATGTTCTTCATTACTGA